A genomic segment from Alistipes senegalensis JC50 encodes:
- a CDS encoding peptidylprolyl isomerase yields MASLNTLRTKFGIVLSIIIALALLAFILSLKTEMGFSGNDPRVGVIDGKKINYSEYYDQYEQIKQQNNVQENDEQQSAMLANAVWQTLIAKYVMTPGFDRMGLRVTEPERLAMVSGQTSSQAFYNAFADPRTGHYDVAAVSQFLAHAETNPQAADAWAQINEQARLEREVQKYLGLVKGGVYVNSLEVAEGVKAANNTFAGKWAGKKYSAVPDSLFKVSSSDLKAYYNSHKDMFKQSPSRTISYVVFEVAPTDDDLLALEKSVAEVGREFAAAGEVKSFVRGNRNGKIADSFVSAAQLPDEEAKALMAGEMYGPVLKNNEWTMARVLDSKMAPDSVGIRHIVLPYTQEALADSLLTTLRNGADFAQTARNYSVYDATAANGGEVGVMPFSAFSGEFAAALADAKKGDIVKISAGDAIQLMQVYRADKPSKHIQIASITYPVEASAATRRDVHNQAGSFMVAAKGGSTGAFADAASAAAVTPRVAGIAQGDRTVRGLDDSREVARWAYGAEKGDVSDIFNVGKDYVIAMVTEIDDNEYASLEKVSAQVRSQVLRDKKYDYIVKELSGATLAEQAASLGSEVEEFSDVTFGSFYVNGVGVEPRLVGAIASAEKGALSAPVKGMSGVYVFEVEDVQTADKQNSEGEKVRAQAMAEGMAQQFSIPAIQQMAKIQDLRGRYF; encoded by the coding sequence ATGGCAAGTCTAAACACCTTACGAACCAAGTTCGGCATCGTGCTTTCGATCATTATCGCACTGGCCCTCTTGGCATTCATCCTCTCTCTGAAGACCGAAATGGGCTTTTCGGGCAACGATCCCCGTGTCGGCGTGATCGACGGCAAGAAGATCAACTATTCGGAATACTACGACCAGTACGAGCAGATCAAGCAGCAGAACAACGTGCAGGAGAACGACGAGCAGCAGTCGGCCATGCTGGCCAACGCCGTCTGGCAGACGCTGATCGCCAAGTACGTGATGACGCCCGGTTTCGACCGGATGGGGCTCCGCGTCACGGAGCCCGAGCGTCTGGCGATGGTCAGCGGACAGACGTCCTCGCAGGCTTTCTACAATGCTTTCGCAGATCCCCGCACGGGTCACTACGACGTGGCGGCCGTCAGCCAGTTCCTCGCGCATGCCGAGACCAATCCCCAGGCCGCAGACGCCTGGGCGCAGATCAACGAACAGGCCCGTCTGGAACGTGAAGTGCAGAAATACCTCGGTCTGGTGAAGGGCGGCGTCTACGTCAACTCGCTGGAGGTCGCCGAGGGTGTCAAGGCCGCCAACAACACCTTCGCAGGCAAATGGGCCGGCAAGAAATATTCGGCCGTTCCCGATTCGCTCTTCAAAGTGTCGTCGAGCGACCTGAAAGCCTATTACAACAGCCACAAGGATATGTTCAAGCAGAGCCCGTCGCGCACGATCTCCTATGTCGTGTTCGAGGTGGCTCCCACGGACGACGACCTGCTGGCGCTCGAAAAGAGCGTCGCCGAGGTGGGCCGCGAGTTCGCTGCCGCCGGCGAGGTGAAGAGCTTCGTGCGCGGCAACCGCAACGGCAAGATCGCCGACAGCTTCGTTTCGGCCGCACAGCTTCCCGACGAGGAGGCCAAGGCGCTGATGGCCGGCGAGATGTACGGTCCCGTGCTGAAAAACAACGAGTGGACGATGGCCCGTGTTCTCGATTCGAAGATGGCTCCCGACTCGGTGGGCATTCGTCACATCGTGCTGCCCTATACGCAGGAGGCGCTGGCCGACAGCCTGCTGACGACGCTGCGCAACGGCGCCGATTTCGCACAGACCGCCCGCAACTACTCGGTTTACGACGCTACGGCTGCCAATGGCGGCGAGGTGGGCGTGATGCCTTTCTCGGCTTTCTCGGGTGAGTTCGCCGCAGCGCTTGCCGACGCCAAGAAGGGCGACATCGTGAAGATCTCCGCAGGCGACGCCATCCAGCTCATGCAGGTGTACCGTGCCGACAAACCCTCGAAGCACATTCAGATCGCCTCGATCACCTATCCCGTGGAGGCTTCGGCCGCTACGCGCCGCGATGTGCACAACCAGGCCGGCTCCTTCATGGTGGCCGCCAAGGGCGGTTCGACGGGCGCCTTTGCCGACGCCGCTTCGGCTGCTGCCGTGACGCCCCGTGTGGCTGGTATCGCACAGGGGGACCGTACGGTCCGCGGTCTGGACGATTCGCGCGAGGTGGCCCGCTGGGCTTACGGTGCGGAGAAGGGCGACGTTTCGGACATCTTCAACGTGGGCAAGGACTATGTGATTGCGATGGTGACCGAGATCGACGACAACGAGTACGCTTCGCTGGAGAAAGTTTCGGCGCAGGTTCGCTCGCAGGTGCTCCGCGACAAGAAATACGACTATATCGTCAAGGAACTTTCGGGCGCAACGCTCGCCGAGCAGGCCGCCAGCCTCGGGTCGGAGGTGGAGGAGTTCTCCGATGTGACTTTCGGGTCGTTCTATGTGAACGGCGTGGGTGTCGAACCCCGTCTGGTCGGTGCCATCGCATCGGCTGAGAAGGGTGCGCTCTCCGCTCCCGTGAAGGGCATGTCGGGCGTCTATGTCTTCGAAGTGGAGGACGTTCAGACCGCCGACAAGCAGAATTCCGAGGGCGAAAAGGTCCGTGCGCAGGCTATGGCCGAGGGTATGGCCCAGCAGTTCTCGATCCCGGCCATTCAGCAGATGGCCAAGATTCAGGACCTGCGCGGCCGTTATTTCTAA
- a CDS encoding hemolysin family protein, with product MLSTVILIVVMLLLSAFFSGMEIAFTSKNRLKLEIDRKQSRLFDRIAAVFARHPGQYITTILVGNNIALVVYSLAMSLLLRTLYGALGWDRLAQSGSVVADTAISTVIIIFCAEFLPKSVFRNNPNFYYRALAPVIYFFYILLYPVARFTTLLSHGILRLMGRRVEEKDITPSFDREDLAALLDTNNSEPHSEPDNELKLFQNALDFADLRVRDCMVPRVDIESVDVDDTTIEQLTARFVDSKYSRIFVWRKSVDNIIGYVNSKSLFTRPAQIADVMMEVNFVPETMPLQSMLENFIKHRSNIAVVIDEFGGTAGVISLEDVLEQIFGEIEDEHDIPDLTEKQVGPDEYVLSCRLEVKYLNEKYNLGIEESKEYDTLAGLIIFNYEGIPTAGETIFIDGLQLRILRTTRSRIELARVKKL from the coding sequence ATGCTATCCACTGTCATCCTGATCGTCGTGATGCTCCTGCTGTCGGCCTTTTTCTCGGGGATGGAGATTGCCTTTACGAGCAAGAACCGCCTCAAGCTGGAGATCGACCGCAAGCAGAGCCGCCTGTTCGACCGGATCGCCGCAGTTTTCGCCCGCCATCCGGGACAGTACATCACCACGATCCTCGTGGGCAACAACATCGCGCTGGTCGTCTATTCGCTCGCAATGTCGCTGCTTCTGCGCACCCTTTACGGCGCCCTGGGCTGGGACCGGCTCGCGCAGAGCGGTTCGGTGGTGGCGGATACCGCCATATCGACCGTCATCATCATCTTCTGCGCCGAGTTTCTGCCCAAATCGGTCTTCCGCAACAACCCCAACTTCTATTACCGGGCGCTGGCGCCGGTGATCTACTTTTTCTACATCCTGCTTTACCCGGTCGCGCGTTTCACGACGCTGCTTTCGCACGGCATCCTGCGCCTGATGGGGCGCCGCGTCGAGGAGAAGGACATCACGCCGAGTTTCGACCGCGAGGACCTTGCGGCGCTGCTCGACACGAACAATTCGGAGCCGCACTCCGAGCCCGACAACGAACTGAAACTGTTCCAGAACGCGCTGGATTTCGCCGACCTGCGGGTGAGGGACTGCATGGTCCCGCGCGTGGACATCGAGTCGGTGGACGTTGACGACACCACGATCGAACAGTTGACGGCACGGTTCGTCGATTCGAAATATTCGCGCATCTTCGTCTGGCGCAAGTCGGTTGACAACATCATCGGTTATGTCAATTCGAAGAGCCTTTTCACGCGCCCGGCGCAGATCGCCGACGTGATGATGGAGGTCAACTTCGTGCCCGAGACCATGCCTCTGCAATCGATGCTCGAAAATTTCATCAAGCACCGCTCGAACATCGCCGTCGTGATCGACGAGTTCGGCGGTACGGCGGGCGTCATCTCGCTGGAGGACGTGCTGGAGCAGATATTCGGCGAGATCGAGGACGAACACGACATTCCGGACCTTACGGAAAAACAGGTCGGGCCCGACGAATATGTGCTTTCGTGCCGTCTGGAGGTGAAGTATCTCAACGAGAAATACAACCTGGGAATCGAGGAGAGCAAGGAGTACGATACGCTGGCCGGGCTGATCATCTTCAACTACGAAGGCATCCCCACCGCCGGGGAGACGATTTTCATCGACGGCCTGCAACTCCGGATTCTCCGCACGACGCGCTCGCGCATCGAACTGGCGCGGGTGAAAAAATTATAG
- the lptC gene encoding LPS export ABC transporter periplasmic protein LptC: protein MGKRTARYLRVALSAAGSAILLFSCGERQGEGASGSGETMMTEYSENLSVVMSQNGRRSYHFVTPLLEGYSQAREPYREFRKGVKITTYQNDSLSEVDAVLTANYAIYYVNRELWEAKGNVVVEKSDGKTLYTQQLFWNSRTKKIYSNVDSKIVQNNGRDVFIGEGFESDEEFKDWRFRRMKGRMEVEMKQRADSAATDSAAARPAGERERREPLPADSLPKPRKEPLPENGRSGKP, encoded by the coding sequence ATGGGAAAACGCACTGCAAGATATCTCAGGGTAGCACTCTCCGCAGCGGGGAGTGCTATCTTGCTATTCTCGTGCGGGGAGCGGCAGGGCGAGGGCGCTTCGGGTTCCGGGGAGACGATGATGACCGAATACAGCGAGAATCTCTCGGTGGTCATGTCGCAGAACGGACGGCGTTCGTACCATTTCGTCACGCCGTTGCTCGAAGGCTATTCGCAGGCCCGAGAACCCTATCGTGAATTCCGCAAGGGGGTGAAGATCACCACCTACCAGAACGATTCGCTGTCGGAGGTCGATGCCGTGCTGACGGCCAATTACGCCATTTATTACGTCAACCGCGAACTGTGGGAGGCCAAGGGAAATGTCGTGGTCGAGAAATCCGACGGCAAGACCCTCTATACCCAGCAGCTGTTCTGGAACTCGCGGACCAAGAAGATCTATTCGAACGTCGATTCGAAGATCGTGCAGAACAACGGCCGCGATGTCTTTATCGGCGAAGGCTTCGAGTCGGACGAGGAGTTCAAGGACTGGCGTTTCCGCCGGATGAAGGGCCGCATGGAGGTCGAAATGAAGCAGCGCGCCGATTCCGCGGCGACGGATTCCGCGGCCGCGCGGCCGGCGGGGGAGCGGGAACGGCGTGAACCCCTGCCCGCGGACTCCCTGCCGAAACCTCGCAAGGAACCGCTTCCGGAGAACGGGCGGTCCGGAAAACCCTAA
- a CDS encoding tetratricopeptide repeat protein codes for MKNVKFLLSAACALFAVAAMAQQDFSDPKYAVWGDTPEARQQNILNSNFLKESCDNKDYNAAAHYLKELLDKCPKASENTFVRGTTLYKNKINRAKSLAEKNVYIDSLMLLYDLRNEYFGDHPKRGTAYILDRKAREYLTYKPSDRKGIREAFRAAIEAGGDNTDPETVVAYFSNLCDDYKNTDEVMPDEIIAEYDRLTPFFEKNPEAGEYKGQFDAAFGLSGAASCENLEKLFRGKLEAAPNDEALLAQAVALMSRAKCDGEFYFSIAEKYYQVKPSSETAMFLAQAFQNKGDYPKAKTYLNEALAVEQDPAERQKLLVRIALVGLVSNDIQGAAAAARQARDLNPEDGVPYFVLGQCYASSAGACGGFAGQATYWAAYDTMAKAIELLPSDSEYLEHAKTSLSAFRSRFPSSEECFFNELQEGARYTVNCGTAAGISTTVRAR; via the coding sequence ATGAAAAACGTTAAATTCCTGCTTTCCGCTGCCTGCGCGCTTTTTGCAGTCGCGGCGATGGCTCAACAAGATTTCAGCGACCCGAAGTATGCGGTCTGGGGCGATACGCCTGAGGCGCGTCAGCAGAACATCCTGAACAGCAACTTCCTGAAGGAGTCGTGCGACAACAAGGATTACAACGCCGCCGCTCACTACCTCAAAGAGCTGCTCGACAAGTGCCCGAAGGCTTCGGAGAACACCTTCGTGCGCGGCACCACGCTCTATAAGAACAAGATCAACCGGGCCAAAAGTCTCGCCGAGAAAAACGTGTACATCGACTCGCTGATGCTGCTCTACGACCTGCGCAACGAGTATTTCGGAGACCATCCGAAGCGCGGCACGGCCTATATCCTCGACCGGAAGGCCCGTGAGTACCTGACCTACAAGCCTTCGGACCGCAAGGGCATCCGGGAGGCGTTCCGCGCGGCTATCGAGGCCGGCGGCGACAACACCGATCCCGAGACCGTCGTGGCTTATTTCTCGAATCTCTGCGACGACTACAAGAACACCGACGAGGTGATGCCCGACGAGATCATCGCCGAGTACGACCGTCTGACGCCGTTCTTCGAGAAGAATCCCGAGGCCGGCGAGTACAAGGGCCAGTTCGACGCTGCGTTCGGCCTGAGCGGCGCCGCCAGCTGCGAGAACCTCGAAAAGCTCTTCCGCGGCAAGCTGGAGGCCGCTCCCAACGACGAGGCTCTGTTGGCACAGGCCGTGGCACTGATGTCGCGCGCCAAATGCGACGGCGAATTCTACTTCTCGATCGCCGAGAAATACTATCAGGTGAAACCCTCGTCGGAGACCGCGATGTTCCTGGCGCAGGCTTTCCAGAACAAGGGCGACTATCCGAAGGCCAAGACCTATCTGAACGAGGCGCTGGCCGTTGAGCAGGACCCCGCCGAGCGTCAGAAACTGCTCGTGCGCATCGCGCTGGTGGGTCTCGTTTCCAACGACATCCAGGGCGCTGCCGCCGCTGCGCGTCAGGCCCGCGACCTGAATCCCGAGGACGGCGTTCCCTATTTCGTGCTGGGACAGTGCTACGCTTCGTCGGCCGGGGCTTGCGGCGGGTTCGCCGGACAGGCCACCTACTGGGCCGCTTACGACACGATGGCCAAGGCCATCGAGCTGCTGCCGAGCGATTCGGAATACCTCGAACACGCCAAGACTTCGCTCAGCGCTTTCCGCAGCCGTTTCCCGAGCTCGGAGGAGTGCTTCTTCAACGAGCTTCAGGAGGGCGCACGCTACACGGTGAACTGCGGTACCGCCGCCGGTATCTCGACCACCGTACGTGCCCGCTAA
- a CDS encoding OmpP1/FadL family transporter: MVPTAVAAQTSSINAFSPYTMYGIGEQNTPGTLSMRSMGGAGVAMRSPGTLNLLNPAAYSAAQQKTFLFNFGLEGQNYYNSQKVAGESKNTAYNTFNFHDIAFQMPLARKLGLGFSLTPYSSVGYRTKYYHEYDPTDPVYGNVGNVQYNYQGEGDVTEVKLGIGWEVFKNFSIGVAAQYYWGDIDRTFVMTPTAITGEGTFTSTVGADNYSISSVKGQVGVQWRAIQNQKRLLTFGAAYDFGGDLNPEVTKRLYIGDLYNTIVKGDTTHLKLVLPSQLAVGVTYETPKLIISADYVYQNWGGRNKGYEMTGVSGKDKTSYKVEYTNTSTFKVGVEYTPNRYDIRHFLKRWSYRAGFRYGSYNQTFNGDRLAQYAVTAGIGIPVKLWAVSGIDVGVEYGRRGYNVADRLGLVRQQYFKFAVGFTLFAGQENGEYWFMRPKYE; the protein is encoded by the coding sequence ATGGTCCCGACTGCCGTCGCAGCCCAGACAAGCAGTATTAACGCATTCTCGCCCTATACGATGTACGGCATCGGCGAACAGAACACACCCGGTACGCTGTCGATGCGCTCGATGGGCGGTGCGGGTGTGGCCATGCGTTCGCCGGGGACGCTCAACCTGCTCAATCCCGCGGCTTACAGCGCGGCCCAGCAAAAGACCTTCCTCTTCAACTTCGGGCTGGAGGGACAGAACTACTACAATTCGCAGAAAGTCGCCGGAGAGTCCAAGAACACGGCCTACAATACGTTCAATTTCCACGACATCGCCTTTCAGATGCCGCTGGCCAGGAAACTGGGGCTGGGTTTCAGCCTGACGCCTTACAGTTCGGTGGGGTACCGGACCAAGTACTATCACGAGTACGATCCGACGGACCCCGTGTACGGCAACGTGGGTAACGTCCAGTACAACTATCAGGGCGAGGGCGACGTGACGGAGGTCAAGCTGGGCATCGGCTGGGAGGTCTTCAAGAACTTCTCGATCGGCGTGGCCGCCCAGTACTACTGGGGCGACATCGACCGCACGTTCGTGATGACCCCGACGGCGATCACGGGCGAAGGAACCTTTACCTCGACGGTGGGAGCGGACAATTACAGCATTTCGAGCGTCAAGGGACAGGTCGGAGTGCAGTGGAGGGCGATCCAGAACCAAAAACGCCTGCTGACGTTCGGCGCCGCCTACGATTTCGGCGGGGACCTGAATCCGGAGGTGACCAAGCGGCTCTACATCGGCGACCTCTACAACACCATCGTCAAGGGCGACACGACGCACCTCAAGCTGGTGCTGCCGAGCCAGCTGGCCGTGGGCGTCACCTACGAGACCCCGAAACTGATCATCAGCGCGGATTACGTCTACCAGAACTGGGGCGGCCGCAACAAGGGCTATGAGATGACGGGCGTGAGCGGCAAGGACAAGACCTCCTACAAGGTCGAATACACCAATACGAGCACGTTCAAGGTGGGCGTGGAGTACACCCCGAACCGATACGACATCCGCCATTTCCTGAAACGCTGGTCCTACCGTGCGGGCTTCCGCTACGGCAGCTACAACCAGACGTTCAACGGCGACCGGCTCGCGCAGTACGCCGTGACGGCGGGCATCGGGATTCCGGTGAAGCTGTGGGCCGTCTCCGGAATCGACGTGGGCGTCGAGTACGGACGCCGCGGCTACAACGTGGCCGACCGGCTGGGACTGGTCCGGCAGCAGTATTTCAAATTCGCGGTCGGCTTCACGCTCTTCGCGGGCCAGGAGAACGGCGAATACTGGTTCATGCGTCCCAAATACGAATAA
- a CDS encoding type III pantothenate kinase, producing the protein MNLVVDIGNTLVKLAVFDDGRLVAQRCAERLLPSMLDDLLSGRRAAKAVVASTRGATGDAAETVRPFADYLLEFTPQTPVPIGNAYRTPETLGRDRLAAAVGAATLYPGRNVLIVDFGTAVTIDLVTADNTFRGGCISPGMAMRFRALHDYTAALPLCGPAEDERLQGLATEDAVRLGVMNSLTFEIEGYIARMREKIDDLCVIFTGGDAKYFAKRIKNTIFANCNLVFCGLDRILEYNASEEHLD; encoded by the coding sequence TTGAATCTGGTCGTGGACATAGGCAATACCCTTGTCAAACTCGCCGTTTTCGACGACGGACGGCTCGTTGCACAGCGTTGCGCGGAACGGCTGCTGCCGTCCATGCTCGACGATCTGCTGTCGGGCCGCAGGGCCGCGAAAGCCGTGGTGGCTTCGACGCGCGGCGCGACCGGCGATGCGGCGGAGACGGTGAGGCCTTTTGCGGATTACCTGCTGGAGTTCACCCCGCAGACCCCCGTGCCGATCGGCAACGCCTACCGCACGCCCGAGACGCTGGGCCGCGACCGGCTGGCCGCCGCCGTGGGCGCCGCGACGCTCTACCCGGGACGCAATGTGCTGATCGTGGACTTCGGGACGGCGGTGACGATCGACCTGGTGACGGCCGACAACACCTTCCGCGGGGGATGTATCTCGCCGGGGATGGCGATGCGTTTCAGGGCGCTGCACGACTACACGGCTGCACTGCCGCTGTGCGGGCCCGCCGAAGACGAGCGGTTGCAGGGACTCGCCACCGAAGATGCCGTCCGGCTGGGGGTGATGAACTCGCTGACCTTCGAAATCGAGGGGTATATCGCCCGCATGCGGGAAAAAATCGACGATTTATGCGTTATTTTTACCGGCGGGGATGCGAAATACTTTGCGAAAAGAATTAAAAACACGATATTTGCAAATTGTAATCTCGTCTTTTGCGGATTGGATAGAATATTAGAGTATAATGCAAGTGAAGAACACCTTGATTAA
- the mfd gene encoding transcription-repair coupling factor has protein sequence MATAREQLAQFAGGSKTLGKLCREYKNRSATVHLEELVGGALSFYAAAAVAKSGGVHLFVAEDRDAAAYLMNDFYNLLDEERVCFFPSSWKRSAVYGAEDAQGVVQRTATMNALRGFPGKGYLVVCTYPEALAERVADADTLRKGTISVRVGDKISIEVLEQELVDAAFTRVDFVYEPGQYSVRGGIVDVFSYSESKPYRLDFFGDEVDSIRRFNISSQLSSDKLDRVEIIPDLNAGVPAAAKVSLARFAGADAAWWFYDADFVFRRVNDVRRKTLADMERPEEIDSLLTSRNGLLADLAGCRIFALRDNLPERPAEASVKFSTAPQPKFNKNFEMLADDMIRNALRGYDTYILSENKAQVERLENIFHQIGRGQAVVRSLSVTLHEGFVDNDLKLCLYTDHQIFDRYQRYRINGEIRRDEQMTVAELNQLRPGDYVVHIDHGVGRFDGLVKIAAGDGRMQEAIKLVYKDGDVLFVNVHSLHRISRYKSGDGEPPKVYKLGNGAWQKLKNATKKAVKDISRELIALYAKRKASKGFAFSPDSYLQHELEASFKWEDTPDQQSATAAVKKDMESDQPMDRLVCGDVGFGKTEVAIRAAFKAAVDGKQVAVLVPTTILALQHYRSFTERLRNFPVRVEYLNRTKSAKEVGQIREDLAAGKIDILIGTHKILGKQIVFRDLGLLIIDEEQKFGVAAKEKLTQMSVSVDTLTLTATPIPRTLQFSLMGSRDLSVISTPPPNRQPILTESHVFSEEIVRDAVEAELARGGQVYFVHNRVEDLPVLQGLITRLCPKARVAVGHGKMPAEQLEKLIMDFIYGEFDVLVSTTIVENGIDIPNANTIIVNNAQNFGLSDLHQLRGRVGRSNQKAYCYLLSPPDELLSADARRRLRAIEEFSDLGSGFNIAMQDLDIRGAGNLLGAEQSGFVADIGFETYQKIMNEAVAELRAEGLNVPGLSDGEQGVVEQMRFIDDAHIDIEVEAALPDAYVSQQAERLKLYRELDSTKDEEALQAFESRLADRFGPLPRAAKELLNVVRLRWEAIRLGMERVKVKNGLMIVHFVGEENSPYYKSETFMALLQRVTRHPDRFVLKQHNNRLAMTVRNVKDVEDAYKTLQQL, from the coding sequence ATGGCAACTGCCCGCGAGCAGCTGGCGCAGTTCGCCGGCGGGTCGAAGACCCTCGGCAAGCTGTGCCGCGAGTATAAGAACAGGAGTGCTACCGTCCACCTCGAAGAGCTGGTCGGCGGTGCTCTTTCGTTTTATGCCGCGGCTGCCGTGGCGAAGAGCGGCGGGGTGCACCTCTTCGTGGCCGAGGACCGCGACGCCGCGGCCTATCTGATGAACGACTTCTACAACCTGCTCGACGAGGAGCGGGTATGCTTCTTCCCCTCGTCGTGGAAGCGTTCGGCGGTCTACGGCGCCGAGGACGCGCAGGGCGTGGTGCAGCGCACGGCGACGATGAATGCCCTGCGGGGATTCCCGGGAAAGGGTTACCTGGTCGTCTGCACCTATCCGGAGGCTCTCGCCGAGCGGGTCGCCGATGCCGATACGCTCCGCAAGGGGACGATCTCCGTGCGCGTGGGCGACAAAATCTCGATCGAGGTGCTGGAGCAGGAGCTTGTCGATGCCGCCTTCACGCGGGTGGATTTCGTCTACGAGCCGGGGCAGTATTCGGTGCGCGGCGGCATCGTAGATGTCTTTTCCTACTCCGAGAGCAAGCCCTACCGACTGGATTTCTTCGGCGACGAGGTCGATTCGATCCGGCGGTTCAACATTTCGAGCCAGCTGTCGTCGGACAAGCTGGACCGCGTGGAGATCATCCCCGACCTGAATGCCGGGGTGCCGGCCGCGGCGAAGGTTTCGCTGGCGCGTTTCGCCGGTGCGGATGCCGCCTGGTGGTTCTACGACGCTGATTTCGTGTTCCGGCGGGTCAACGACGTGCGCCGCAAGACGCTGGCGGACATGGAGCGTCCCGAGGAGATCGACTCGCTGCTGACGAGCCGCAACGGACTGCTGGCCGATCTGGCCGGATGCCGGATTTTCGCTCTGCGGGACAATCTGCCCGAGCGTCCGGCGGAGGCGAGCGTGAAGTTCTCGACGGCTCCCCAGCCGAAATTCAACAAGAACTTCGAGATGCTGGCGGACGACATGATCCGCAACGCCCTGCGGGGATACGACACCTATATTCTTTCGGAGAACAAGGCGCAGGTCGAGCGTCTGGAGAACATCTTCCACCAGATCGGTCGCGGGCAGGCCGTCGTGCGGTCGCTGTCGGTGACCCTGCACGAGGGTTTCGTGGACAACGACCTGAAGCTGTGCCTCTACACCGACCATCAGATCTTCGACCGCTACCAGCGTTATCGCATCAACGGCGAGATCCGGCGCGACGAGCAGATGACCGTCGCCGAGCTGAACCAGCTCCGCCCGGGCGACTACGTGGTGCACATCGACCACGGCGTAGGGCGTTTCGACGGGCTGGTGAAGATCGCCGCGGGCGACGGACGCATGCAGGAGGCGATCAAGCTGGTCTACAAGGACGGCGACGTGCTCTTCGTCAACGTACACTCGCTGCACCGCATCTCGCGTTACAAGTCGGGCGACGGCGAGCCGCCGAAAGTCTACAAATTGGGCAACGGAGCCTGGCAAAAGCTGAAAAACGCCACCAAGAAGGCCGTCAAGGATATTTCGCGCGAGCTGATCGCCCTCTACGCCAAGCGCAAGGCTTCCAAAGGCTTCGCCTTCTCGCCGGACAGCTATTTGCAGCACGAGCTGGAGGCTTCGTTCAAATGGGAGGACACGCCCGACCAGCAGTCGGCGACGGCCGCCGTCAAGAAGGACATGGAGTCGGATCAGCCGATGGACCGGCTGGTGTGCGGCGACGTGGGCTTCGGCAAGACCGAGGTGGCGATCCGTGCGGCGTTCAAGGCGGCCGTCGATGGCAAGCAGGTCGCCGTGCTGGTGCCGACGACGATCCTCGCCTTGCAGCACTACCGTTCGTTCACCGAGCGTCTGCGCAACTTCCCGGTGCGCGTGGAGTATCTGAACCGCACGAAGTCGGCCAAAGAGGTCGGCCAGATCCGCGAGGACCTTGCGGCGGGCAAGATCGACATTCTGATCGGCACGCACAAGATACTGGGCAAGCAGATCGTGTTCCGCGACCTGGGGCTGCTCATCATCGACGAGGAGCAGAAATTCGGCGTTGCGGCCAAGGAGAAGCTGACGCAGATGAGCGTCTCGGTCGATACGCTGACGCTCACCGCCACGCCCATTCCCCGCACGCTGCAATTCTCCCTGATGGGTTCCCGCGACCTGTCGGTCATCTCGACGCCGCCGCCCAACCGCCAGCCGATCCTCACCGAGTCGCACGTCTTCTCGGAGGAGATCGTCCGCGATGCCGTCGAGGCGGAGCTCGCGCGTGGCGGGCAGGTCTATTTCGTCCACAACCGCGTCGAGGACCTGCCGGTCCTGCAAGGGCTCATCACACGCCTCTGCCCGAAGGCCCGGGTGGCCGTAGGGCACGGCAAGATGCCCGCCGAGCAGTTGGAAAAACTCATCATGGACTTCATCTACGGGGAGTTCGACGTGCTGGTCTCGACGACCATCGTCGAGAACGGCATCGACATCCCCAACGCCAATACGATCATCGTCAATAATGCCCAGAACTTCGGTCTGAGCGACCTCCACCAGCTGCGCGGCCGCGTGGGGCGTTCGAACCAGAAGGCATACTGCTACCTGCTCTCGCCGCCCGACGAGTTGCTGTCGGCCGACGCACGGCGGCGTCTGCGGGCCATCGAGGAGTTCTCCGACCTGGGCTCGGGGTTCAATATCGCCATGCAGGACCTCGACATCCGCGGTGCGGGCAACCTGCTGGGAGCCGAGCAGAGCGGGTTCGTCGCCGACATCGGGTTCGAGACCTACCAGAAGATCATGAACGAGGCCGTCGCCGAACTGCGCGCCGAGGGGCTGAACGTCCCGGGCCTGAGCGACGGCGAGCAGGGGGTGGTCGAACAGATGCGCTTCATCGACGACGCGCACATCGACATCGAGGTCGAAGCGGCGCTGCCGGACGCCTACGTCTCCCAGCAGGCCGAGCGTCTGAAACTCTACCGCGAACTCGACTCGACGAAGGACGAGGAGGCTTTGCAGGCTTTCGAAAGCCGTCTGGCGGACCGTTTCGGACCCCTTCCGCGCGCCGCGAAGGAGCTGCTGAACGTCGTGCGGCTCCGCTGGGAGGCCATCCGCCTGGGCATGGAGCGCGTGAAGGTCAAAAACGGGCTGATGATCGTGCATTTCGTGGGCGAGGAGAATTCGCCCTATTACAAGAGCGAAACCTTCATGGCGTTGTTGCAGCGGGTTACCCGGCACCCCGACCGATTTGTGCTCAAACAGCACAATAATCGGCTGGCGATGACCGTTAGGAATGTCAAAGACGTTGAGGACGCTTATAAAACGCTGCAACAACTTTGA